A section of the Elizabethkingia anophelis R26 genome encodes:
- a CDS encoding alpha/beta hydrolase: protein MKLTTQVKAVADHMQNVQVFDAKDALDMSRKSYESMAAQFSVKKEMVRIIEEFNIDNGGHSIPVRVYRPEGSVTENSSAIIYTHGGWFVAGSFETHDAIVRKLANATKSVVIFPEYRLAPEHPFPAGLDDCIYITNWVFDNAVTLKIDQNKIGIVGDSAGGALSVAITSELGDRLRFQVLIYPAADNKLSTESWQTYANGPVLSLEGGVQAWEWYLQKEEDKQNPLAVPVLIKDFKHTPPTQVLLAGHDPLHDDGKILVENLRTSGVATEVVVYEEMIHGFMHMDSVFTEVQDAVENISTFINSHIA from the coding sequence ATGAAGTTAACAACACAAGTGAAAGCAGTTGCAGATCATATGCAGAATGTACAGGTTTTTGATGCTAAAGATGCTTTGGATATGAGCCGGAAGAGCTATGAGAGTATGGCTGCTCAGTTCAGTGTCAAAAAAGAAATGGTAAGAATCATTGAAGAATTTAATATAGATAATGGAGGGCATAGTATCCCGGTCAGGGTATACCGCCCTGAGGGCTCAGTAACAGAAAACTCTTCTGCTATTATTTATACTCATGGTGGTTGGTTTGTAGCAGGTAGTTTCGAGACACACGATGCCATTGTGAGAAAATTGGCTAATGCTACTAAATCAGTTGTTATTTTCCCGGAATACAGACTTGCACCAGAGCATCCTTTCCCGGCTGGATTAGATGACTGTATTTATATAACCAATTGGGTTTTTGACAATGCCGTTACATTAAAAATCGATCAGAATAAAATTGGTATTGTAGGAGATAGTGCAGGCGGAGCATTGTCTGTTGCTATTACTAGTGAGTTGGGAGACAGATTAAGATTTCAGGTTTTGATATATCCGGCAGCAGATAATAAACTGAGTACAGAATCATGGCAGACTTACGCAAATGGGCCGGTTCTTTCATTAGAAGGAGGAGTACAAGCATGGGAATGGTATTTACAAAAAGAAGAGGATAAACAGAATCCTTTAGCTGTTCCTGTTTTAATCAAAGACTTTAAACATACACCGCCTACACAAGTCTTATTAGCGGGACACGACCCTTTGCATGATGACGGGAAAATATTAGTGGAAAATCTAAGGACGTCCGGAGTAGCGACAGAAGTTGTTGTTTATGAAGAAATGATACACGGTTTCATGCATATGGATTCTGTTTTTACTGAGGTTCAGGATGCAGTAGAAAATATTTCTACATTTATAAACAGTCATATAGCTTAG
- a CDS encoding S9 family peptidase, which translates to MKLKHTAVALAAPLLMNAQNVMTPEKLWTLGKFSVQAVAPDQSSLIYKVGITDLKTEKTNAKSYFLDLLNNSAKQIDFGKKAIIQWDKNGLYAKEGGVIYISKDKGNTWSEFYKIGDDADNIVVSPDGKKVAFSKEVQVETILGKDKYKDTSKSTAQIYTDLNNRHWDTWYEGKMSHVFVVNTSEDAAKAKDLLEGKKFMSPQQPFGGAEDFVWSPDSSQLLYVTKEKYGAEYAQSTNTDIFAYDLASGQTENLTKGMMGYDVSPKFSPDGKYLTWQSMRTDGYEADKNDIVIMDWKTKKKTNLTQNWDDSVDGGFYWSKDAKTIYFNAAYRGVKQLFSVNPQNAKIAQVTKDKFDVSGIFAETKNGLLVTRTDFNHSPDLFNVSLKKGEFTQITDVNKDNYAAITPSKSELKMVKTSDGKEMGVWFIYPPNFDPNKKYATLLYCQGGPQSALTQTFSQRWNMALMAANDYIIVAPNRRGMPGWGVKWNADISKDWGGQPMRDYLAAADFAKTLPYVDGDRMAAVGASYGGYSVFMLAGIHENRFKTFIAHDGLFDMKSWYGTTEELWFANHEIGGSYWEKPDAPAYTTYNPSNYVGKWNKPIMIVQGGLDFRVSYEQGQEAFQAAKLKGLKAKMVYFPNENHWVLHPHNALVWQREFFGWLKETL; encoded by the coding sequence ATGAAATTAAAGCATACTGCAGTTGCTCTGGCTGCACCATTATTAATGAATGCGCAAAATGTGATGACTCCGGAAAAATTATGGACACTAGGCAAATTCTCTGTTCAGGCTGTTGCGCCGGATCAGTCTTCTCTTATTTATAAAGTAGGCATAACAGATCTGAAAACTGAAAAAACAAATGCAAAGTCTTATTTTCTGGATCTTCTGAATAATTCTGCAAAGCAAATTGACTTTGGAAAAAAAGCAATTATTCAATGGGATAAAAATGGTCTTTATGCTAAAGAAGGTGGAGTAATCTATATTTCTAAAGATAAAGGAAATACATGGTCAGAATTTTACAAAATAGGAGATGATGCAGATAATATTGTAGTATCTCCGGATGGAAAAAAAGTAGCATTCAGTAAAGAGGTTCAGGTTGAAACTATTCTTGGAAAAGATAAGTACAAAGACACTTCAAAGTCTACAGCTCAGATTTATACAGACCTTAATAACCGTCACTGGGATACCTGGTATGAAGGTAAGATGTCCCATGTTTTTGTAGTGAATACTTCTGAAGATGCTGCAAAAGCAAAAGACCTGCTGGAAGGGAAGAAATTTATGTCTCCACAACAGCCTTTTGGCGGTGCAGAGGATTTTGTATGGAGTCCGGATAGCAGCCAGTTGTTATATGTAACGAAAGAAAAGTACGGTGCAGAATACGCACAGAGTACAAATACAGATATCTTTGCTTATGATCTTGCCAGTGGTCAGACAGAGAATCTGACAAAAGGGATGATGGGTTACGATGTAAGCCCTAAATTCAGCCCGGATGGAAAATATCTTACATGGCAAAGTATGCGTACAGACGGATATGAAGCAGATAAGAATGATATCGTAATCATGGACTGGAAAACCAAAAAGAAAACCAATCTTACCCAAAATTGGGACGATAGTGTGGACGGAGGTTTCTATTGGTCCAAAGATGCAAAGACAATCTATTTCAATGCAGCATACAGAGGTGTAAAACAATTATTCAGCGTTAACCCTCAGAATGCAAAAATCGCACAGGTAACAAAAGATAAATTTGATGTTAGCGGAATTTTTGCAGAAACTAAAAATGGACTACTGGTAACCAGAACAGACTTTAACCACAGTCCTGATCTGTTTAATGTTTCTTTAAAGAAAGGTGAGTTTACACAGATCACTGATGTTAATAAAGATAACTATGCTGCAATTACACCAAGTAAGAGCGAGTTAAAGATGGTGAAAACTTCTGATGGTAAAGAAATGGGAGTATGGTTTATCTATCCGCCGAACTTTGACCCGAATAAAAAATATGCAACGCTATTATATTGCCAGGGAGGGCCACAATCGGCACTTACTCAGACTTTCAGTCAGCGTTGGAATATGGCCCTTATGGCGGCTAATGATTATATCATCGTAGCTCCGAATAGACGTGGTATGCCAGGCTGGGGAGTGAAATGGAATGCTGATATCAGTAAAGATTGGGGCGGACAGCCAATGAGAGATTATCTGGCGGCAGCTGACTTCGCGAAAACACTTCCGTATGTGGACGGAGATAGAATGGCTGCAGTAGGTGCAAGTTATGGTGGTTACTCGGTATTTATGCTGGCAGGTATTCACGAAAACAGATTCAAAACATTTATTGCGCATGATGGTCTTTTTGATATGAAATCATGGTATGGTACTACCGAAGAATTATGGTTTGCTAATCATGAAATCGGTGGTTCTTACTGGGAAAAACCGGATGCACCTGCATACACTACATACAACCCTAGTAATTATGTTGGAAAATGGAATAAGCCTATTATGATTGTGCAGGGAGGTTTAGATTTCAGAGTATCTTATGAGCAGGGACAGGAAGCTTTTCAGGCTGCTAAATTAAAAGGACTGAAAGCCAAAATGGTTTATTTCCCTAATGAAAACCACTGGGTACTTCATCCGCATAATGCTCTTGTATGGCAGCGCGAGTTCTTCGGATGGTTGAAAGAAACATTATAA
- a CDS encoding peptidylprolyl isomerase: MKKVVFLCTVLLTLLNCKTLDLKEINLDKAAYEQLPEGLYGNLKTTKGDILVKFNDKESPVTVANFVGLAEGKIENSAKKKGEPFYNGTIFHRVIKDFMIQGGDPKGTGMGDPGYKFDDEKNDLKHTGKGILSMANSGPNTNGSQFFITEVATPWLDGRHTIFGKVVKGEQVIDDVANVEKGAQDKPKTDIVLEKVTIFTKGDAYKHYDAAKLFNEGKSKIAENNKVFLQKKEEEAKKKLEELKSGMTTTASGLMYKITKTTDGAQPVAGNTVSVHYTGKLTNGQVFDSSISRNEPIEFPVGTGRVIKGWDEGILLLKEGEEATFLIPPDLGYGARGAGGVIPPNAWLIFEVKLVKAKA; the protein is encoded by the coding sequence ATGAAGAAAGTCGTATTTTTGTGTACAGTATTATTAACCTTATTAAACTGTAAAACTTTGGATTTAAAAGAAATCAATTTAGACAAAGCTGCTTATGAGCAATTGCCGGAAGGGCTTTATGGAAATTTGAAGACAACAAAAGGAGATATCCTTGTTAAATTTAACGATAAAGAATCACCAGTAACAGTTGCTAACTTCGTAGGATTAGCAGAAGGAAAAATAGAAAACTCGGCGAAAAAGAAAGGAGAGCCTTTCTACAACGGTACAATTTTTCACAGAGTAATCAAAGACTTTATGATTCAGGGTGGTGACCCTAAAGGAACAGGAATGGGTGATCCTGGTTATAAATTCGATGATGAAAAAAATGACCTTAAGCATACAGGAAAAGGTATTCTTTCTATGGCTAATTCTGGTCCTAATACCAACGGATCTCAGTTCTTTATTACTGAAGTGGCAACACCTTGGTTAGATGGAAGACACACGATCTTTGGTAAAGTGGTAAAAGGAGAGCAGGTTATAGATGATGTCGCTAATGTAGAGAAAGGTGCTCAGGATAAGCCAAAAACTGACATTGTATTAGAAAAAGTGACCATCTTTACAAAAGGAGATGCTTATAAGCACTACGATGCGGCTAAACTTTTCAATGAAGGAAAATCTAAAATTGCTGAAAACAACAAAGTATTCCTTCAGAAGAAAGAAGAAGAGGCTAAAAAGAAATTGGAAGAGCTAAAAAGTGGAATGACAACTACTGCAAGTGGTTTGATGTATAAAATTACAAAAACTACAGATGGTGCTCAGCCTGTGGCTGGAAATACGGTTTCTGTTCATTATACAGGTAAATTAACAAATGGTCAGGTTTTCGATTCATCAATTTCAAGAAACGAGCCTATCGAATTCCCTGTAGGAACTGGTCGTGTAATTAAAGGTTGGGATGAAGGTATTCTTTTACTAAAAGAAGGAGAAGAAGCTACATTCCTTATCCCACCAGATTTAGGTTACGGAGCAAGAGGTGCCGGAGGTGTTATCCCGCCAAATGCATGGTTAATCTTCGAAGTTAAATTAGTGAAAGCTAAAGCATAA
- a CDS encoding rhomboid family intramembrane serine protease: MDLLVIIIIAATALVSFKGFNDRGFFSQYMFQVGAIQRNKEYIRLLTSGFLHADIMHLLFNMLTLFFFSGIVIDYFGKVGFVLIYFGAIIAGNLFSLFIYKNNPMYSAIGASGGVSGILFAAIAMNPYLGIGFFFIPIPIPGYIFGALYFGYSVYMMLNPKEWDNLGHAAHLGGSVVGLVYAFISFPMNTLEHIFQILIMSLPLLYLAFRILFNKGGIR, encoded by the coding sequence TTGGATTTATTAGTTATCATTATTATTGCTGCAACAGCATTAGTAAGTTTTAAAGGTTTTAACGACAGAGGATTTTTTTCTCAGTATATGTTTCAGGTAGGAGCTATTCAGCGAAATAAAGAATATATACGCTTGTTGACATCAGGATTTCTGCATGCTGATATTATGCACTTGTTGTTTAACATGCTTACATTATTTTTCTTTAGTGGAATTGTAATTGATTATTTCGGAAAAGTAGGCTTTGTACTGATTTATTTCGGGGCAATTATTGCCGGAAATCTTTTCAGTCTGTTTATCTACAAGAATAATCCAATGTATTCGGCAATCGGAGCAAGTGGAGGTGTTTCAGGTATTTTATTTGCAGCGATCGCCATGAATCCTTATTTGGGAATAGGCTTTTTCTTTATTCCAATTCCAATTCCCGGATATATCTTCGGAGCTTTGTATTTCGGTTATTCTGTTTATATGATGCTTAACCCGAAAGAATGGGACAATCTGGGACATGCTGCACACTTAGGTGGTTCAGTTGTAGGATTGGTTTATGCTTTTATAAGCTTTCCGATGAATACACTGGAGCATATCTTCCAAATCCTGATTATGTCTTTACCTTTGCTGTATCTGGCATTCAGAATATTATTTAATAAAGGCGGTATTCGATAG
- a CDS encoding DUF1801 domain-containing protein, producing MKNLKLKTDPKVNDKFNNYPELIREKMQFLRELVIETAGETHGVDVLEETLKWGEPSFITKNGSTLRMDWKEKSPKQYAMYFQCSSRLVDTFRMVFGNQFRYEGKRAIIFQLNEKIPLKELKECIKATLLYHDVKHLQTLGI from the coding sequence ATGAAAAACTTGAAGCTAAAGACTGATCCGAAAGTCAACGATAAATTCAATAACTATCCGGAATTAATCCGTGAAAAGATGCAGTTTCTTAGAGAACTGGTGATTGAAACTGCCGGAGAGACTCATGGAGTAGACGTATTGGAAGAAACTCTAAAATGGGGAGAACCTAGCTTCATTACCAAAAATGGAAGTACACTTCGAATGGACTGGAAAGAAAAATCTCCAAAGCAATATGCAATGTATTTTCAGTGTAGCAGCAGGTTAGTCGATACCTTTCGTATGGTATTTGGTAATCAATTCAGGTACGAAGGGAAAAGAGCGATCATTTTCCAATTAAATGAAAAAATTCCTCTAAAAGAATTAAAGGAATGCATAAAAGCAACCCTGCTTTATCATGATGTAAAACACCTCCAAACATTAGGAATTTAA
- a CDS encoding zinc ribbon domain-containing protein, which translates to MAKKAQEISVEDKLRALYDLQIIDSRLDEIRNTRGELPIEVEDLEIEIEGLNKRAAKFSTEIKDLQDQIKAKKEAGSHAQNLIEKYKSQQDNVRNNKEFEALGKEIEFQELEIQLADKKIREFNAKIDHKNEVLAEVNAKIDELTNHLNFKKNELDGLVSETQKEEEYLLEKSKEFSEKIDDRLLSSYNRIRTSSSNGLAVVGIERGAAKGSYFTIPPQKQLEIAQRKRIIIDEYSGKILVDDELVMEEQEKMKTIINF; encoded by the coding sequence ATGGCTAAAAAAGCACAAGAAATTAGTGTAGAAGACAAACTTCGCGCATTATACGATCTGCAAATCATTGATTCCCGACTTGACGAAATCCGTAACACAAGAGGTGAATTACCAATTGAAGTAGAAGATTTGGAAATCGAAATCGAAGGTCTTAACAAAAGAGCAGCTAAATTTAGCACTGAGATCAAAGATCTTCAGGATCAGATTAAAGCTAAGAAAGAAGCTGGAAGTCATGCTCAGAATTTAATTGAAAAATATAAATCTCAGCAAGATAACGTAAGAAACAATAAAGAATTCGAGGCCCTTGGTAAAGAGATTGAATTCCAGGAACTTGAAATTCAGCTTGCTGATAAAAAGATCAGAGAATTCAACGCTAAAATCGATCATAAAAATGAAGTTTTAGCTGAAGTAAATGCTAAAATCGATGAGCTAACTAACCACCTTAACTTCAAGAAAAATGAATTAGATGGCTTAGTATCTGAAACTCAGAAAGAAGAAGAATACCTTTTAGAGAAATCTAAAGAGTTTTCTGAAAAAATTGACGACAGACTTTTATCTTCTTACAACAGAATCAGAACAAGTTCTTCAAACGGTTTAGCAGTAGTAGGTATCGAAAGAGGTGCTGCTAAAGGTTCTTACTTCACTATTCCACCACAAAAGCAACTTGAAATTGCTCAGAGAAAGAGAATTATCATTGATGAGTACTCTGGTAAAATCCTTGTTGACGACGAGTTGGTAATGGAAGAGCAAGAGAAAATGAAAACTATTATCAACTTCTAA
- a CDS encoding Nif3-like dinuclear metal center hexameric protein — MKVKEIISITEKQWPLQQAEDFDNVGLLCGNPDREVTGILLCHDALEEVVDEAIETKCNLIICFHPIIFSGLKSLTGRNYVERSVIKALENKIAIYAIHTALDNDLFGVNYRICKELGLENMKVLMPKQKQLSYLSVYVPKDNADEVEHAIFGAGAGHIGFYDQCRFKLNGEGSFRPLDGANPRIGSVEQREYVEEVQLSFVFETYKKNKILAAMKVAHPYEEVAYQIYSLENDNQYEGLGQYGELKEETDAVTFLSFVKEKFGLDVIRHSKIPNRKIKKVGVLGGSGASGIKAAIGAGCDIYLSGDFKYHDFFLAENRIILADIGHFESEQFVVEQLYEFFSEKFTKFAILKTNIKTNPVNYFL; from the coding sequence ATGAAAGTTAAAGAAATAATTTCGATTACAGAAAAACAATGGCCCTTGCAGCAGGCAGAAGATTTTGATAACGTAGGGTTACTATGTGGAAACCCGGATCGGGAAGTTACAGGAATATTGTTGTGTCATGATGCTCTGGAAGAGGTTGTGGATGAAGCTATAGAAACCAAATGCAATCTTATTATCTGTTTTCATCCGATTATTTTCTCAGGTCTGAAATCTTTAACCGGAAGAAATTACGTTGAAAGAAGTGTTATAAAGGCATTAGAAAATAAGATTGCCATCTATGCTATTCATACAGCTTTGGATAATGACCTGTTTGGAGTCAATTACAGGATATGTAAAGAGTTAGGTCTGGAAAATATGAAAGTCCTGATGCCAAAGCAAAAACAGCTTTCATACCTTAGTGTTTATGTACCAAAAGACAATGCTGATGAGGTAGAGCATGCTATTTTTGGTGCCGGAGCCGGGCACATAGGATTCTATGATCAGTGTAGATTCAAGCTTAATGGAGAAGGAAGTTTCCGCCCTTTAGACGGAGCTAACCCGAGAATAGGCAGCGTGGAGCAAAGAGAATATGTTGAAGAAGTTCAGTTATCATTTGTTTTTGAAACCTATAAAAAGAATAAGATTCTTGCAGCAATGAAAGTGGCACATCCATACGAAGAGGTGGCTTACCAGATCTATAGTCTGGAAAACGATAATCAATATGAAGGCTTAGGACAATATGGAGAGTTGAAAGAAGAGACAGATGCCGTTACTTTTTTGAGCTTTGTAAAAGAAAAGTTTGGACTCGATGTAATACGCCATTCCAAAATTCCGAATAGAAAAATAAAAAAAGTAGGAGTACTGGGGGGAAGCGGAGCTTCAGGAATTAAAGCTGCAATAGGTGCCGGATGTGATATATACCTGTCCGGAGACTTTAAATATCACGATTTTTTTCTCGCCGAAAATAGGATTATACTGGCAGATATCGGCCATTTTGAATCCGAGCAATTCGTTGTTGAACAATTATATGAATTTTTCTCCGAAAAATTTACTAAATTTGCAATCTTAAAGACGAATATAAAAACGAATCCCGTAAATTATTTCTTATAG
- a CDS encoding DUF4403 family protein, which produces MKKILLFVLVSAYSFAQDTVEYNFPKIKSGISIPVVIPMAEINRLINQSINGVIYEDKSYTDNNNDQFKTRVEKNGNIVIQGLTNNRIMISVPLKIWAEKGYGTLGYYAYQSTNFSVVMNFISNISFNNNWTLNTATTTAGFVWKEKPVLDYGKVKIPISSLIESTLTKQQQKFTGVIDQQVKEKMNMQPYLVMAWNQFVNPINISEEYHTWLKISPQSLSATPLKVYANQISATLGVDLYSETFTGNRPAAGATVTTVPGFVTKPAIDNVFKLQTTANIPFTEATKLAEQQFLHKEFTFREGKSKIVIESIKVYGKDEKVVIEAETSGTVNGTSVITGTPTYDPVKKKIVFTDTRFNLKTSNVFQKTLVFLFKGKIINMIEKEYGIPTLEMEKSSRKSIEESLNKEYYKGLFIKGKVIDFRPSDFVVGNSSITAIIDTKANAQLMISGLSF; this is translated from the coding sequence ATGAAGAAAATACTTTTATTCGTATTAGTGTCTGCATATAGCTTTGCTCAGGATACTGTTGAATATAACTTTCCTAAAATAAAATCAGGAATTTCTATTCCGGTTGTTATTCCAATGGCGGAAATCAACAGATTAATTAACCAGTCTATTAATGGGGTTATTTACGAGGATAAATCCTATACGGATAACAACAATGATCAGTTTAAAACCAGAGTTGAGAAAAACGGAAATATCGTAATACAGGGGTTAACCAATAACCGTATTATGATCTCTGTACCTCTTAAAATATGGGCAGAAAAAGGATATGGTACTTTAGGTTATTATGCATATCAGTCGACAAACTTTAGTGTGGTGATGAATTTTATCTCCAATATTAGTTTTAATAATAACTGGACACTGAATACAGCGACTACAACAGCAGGTTTTGTATGGAAAGAAAAACCTGTACTGGATTATGGTAAAGTAAAAATTCCTATATCATCACTTATAGAAAGCACACTTACCAAACAACAGCAGAAATTTACCGGGGTTATAGATCAGCAGGTAAAGGAAAAAATGAATATGCAGCCTTATCTGGTAATGGCGTGGAATCAATTTGTAAATCCTATTAATATCTCCGAAGAGTATCATACATGGTTGAAGATTAGTCCGCAAAGCCTTTCTGCAACACCATTAAAAGTATATGCCAATCAGATTTCCGCAACATTAGGGGTAGATTTATATTCCGAAACATTCACCGGAAATCGGCCGGCTGCTGGTGCAACTGTAACTACAGTGCCTGGTTTTGTCACCAAACCAGCAATTGATAATGTTTTCAAGCTGCAGACTACTGCAAATATTCCATTTACTGAAGCAACCAAATTGGCAGAGCAACAGTTTCTTCACAAAGAATTTACCTTCAGAGAAGGGAAGTCTAAAATTGTGATTGAAAGTATAAAGGTATATGGGAAGGACGAGAAAGTAGTGATAGAAGCAGAGACAAGTGGAACGGTTAATGGTACTTCCGTTATTACAGGTACACCAACTTATGATCCCGTAAAAAAGAAAATTGTATTTACCGATACCAGGTTCAATCTGAAAACGAGTAATGTATTTCAGAAGACATTGGTATTCCTTTTTAAAGGAAAGATTATTAATATGATTGAAAAAGAATATGGTATTCCTACGCTGGAGATGGAGAAAAGTTCCCGTAAAAGCATTGAAGAAAGTCTGAATAAAGAATATTACAAAGGACTCTTTATAAAAGGTAAGGTGATAGACTTCAGACCATCTGATTTTGTGGTAGGGAATAGTAGTATAACTGCAATTATCGATACTAAAGCAAATGCTCAGTTAATGATTTCAGGACTTAGTTTTTAA
- a CDS encoding ion transporter, translating into MRKIRLKPEYDLTPQEGWLEKVYKIIYLSNTRAGKTFDIILLIVILLSTVLVMLETVPTLSLRTIRSLYWIESFVTILFTIEYILRIACIKDKREYIFSFNGIIDFLSIAPFYLHLFYPATHYLIVIRLLRLLRVFRIFNLLDYMKDGRYITSALKHSSRKIYIFLLFLSIFIVIIGSLMYVVEGGENGFTSIPTSIYWAVVTVTTVGYGDISPVTPFGKFLSIVVMLCGYSIIAVPTGIVTSEFRQKRALKNDLACQRCGNTENDSDARYCKKCGERLS; encoded by the coding sequence ATGAGAAAAATAAGACTAAAGCCGGAATATGATTTGACTCCACAAGAGGGATGGTTGGAAAAGGTTTATAAAATAATATACCTGTCGAATACCAGAGCCGGAAAAACTTTTGATATTATCCTGCTTATTGTTATTTTACTGAGTACGGTTCTAGTAATGCTGGAAACTGTTCCGACATTAAGTCTGAGAACGATCCGGAGTTTATACTGGATTGAATCTTTTGTAACTATACTCTTTACCATAGAATACATTCTCCGGATTGCCTGTATAAAGGATAAAAGAGAATACATTTTCAGCTTTAACGGAATTATAGATTTTCTGTCTATTGCACCGTTTTATCTCCATTTATTTTATCCTGCTACGCATTATTTAATTGTCATCAGATTATTGAGACTTTTAAGAGTTTTCAGAATATTCAATCTTCTGGATTATATGAAGGATGGCCGCTACATTACTTCTGCTCTGAAACACAGCTCCCGAAAAATATACATCTTTCTGCTATTCCTATCTATCTTTATTGTTATTATAGGCTCTTTAATGTATGTGGTAGAAGGCGGAGAAAATGGTTTTACAAGTATACCTACCAGTATCTACTGGGCTGTGGTAACGGTTACCACAGTAGGCTATGGAGATATCTCTCCTGTTACACCTTTTGGAAAATTTCTTTCTATTGTCGTTATGCTTTGTGGTTATAGTATAATTGCTGTTCCTACAGGAATTGTTACTTCAGAGTTCCGGCAAAAAAGAGCACTAAAAAATGATCTGGCTTGCCAGCGCTGTGGAAATACCGAAAATGATTCAGATGCCCGCTATTGTAAAAAATGTGGTGAACGCTTATCTTAA